The following coding sequences lie in one Mesorhizobium sp. NZP2298 genomic window:
- a CDS encoding AI-2E family transporter, with the protein MKAEPDALGAGVAEAAEARAVARADTHLMRTLLVGIFIFMTVYALYFGRAFFMPVILAFLLALTLTPIVRLLRKRGIPEVVSATLLVLLSICVFASAGYLLSGPVIDLLNNTSSIGQQLTDRLAQLRRPLERIMQVSHQIEQLTQTSQEPGIQKVAVAQSGILSSAASNILAAGTSLTIIFVLSLFLLASGTMFYEKIIQSFASLTEKKRALRVVYDVEREISHYLLTVTIINAGLGTVIGLGLWALGMPNPLVWGVAAALLNFLPYVGALLTIVLVAVMALISFDTISYALLAPAFVLLCDVVEGQFVTPMVVGRRLEINAVAIFIAIAFWSWLWGFVGALMAVPLLVVIKVFCDHFEGLGHVGNFLAAQQTGMVGDDDAANTEPAKG; encoded by the coding sequence ATGAAAGCCGAACCCGACGCGCTGGGCGCGGGCGTTGCCGAAGCGGCCGAAGCGCGCGCCGTGGCGCGTGCCGATACGCATCTGATGCGCACGCTGCTGGTCGGCATCTTCATTTTCATGACCGTCTATGCGCTCTACTTCGGCCGTGCCTTCTTCATGCCGGTCATCCTGGCGTTCCTGCTGGCGCTGACACTGACACCGATCGTCCGGCTGCTGCGCAAGCGCGGCATTCCCGAAGTGGTTTCGGCGACCCTTCTGGTGCTGCTGTCGATCTGCGTTTTCGCCAGCGCCGGCTACCTGCTCAGCGGCCCGGTCATCGACCTCCTCAACAACACCTCGTCGATCGGCCAGCAGCTTACCGACCGGCTGGCGCAATTGCGGCGTCCACTGGAAAGGATCATGCAGGTCTCGCATCAGATCGAACAACTGACCCAGACCTCACAGGAGCCGGGCATTCAGAAAGTCGCGGTCGCCCAGTCGGGCATCCTGTCATCCGCCGCCAGCAACATCCTGGCGGCGGGAACCAGCCTCACCATCATCTTCGTGCTGTCGCTGTTCCTGCTCGCCTCGGGCACGATGTTCTACGAGAAGATCATCCAGTCCTTCGCCAGCCTCACGGAAAAGAAGCGGGCGCTGCGTGTCGTCTATGACGTCGAGCGCGAGATCTCGCACTATTTGCTCACCGTCACCATCATCAATGCCGGTCTCGGCACGGTCATCGGCCTTGGCCTTTGGGCGCTCGGCATGCCCAACCCGCTGGTCTGGGGCGTGGCCGCCGCGCTGCTCAACTTCCTGCCCTATGTCGGCGCGCTGCTGACCATCGTGCTGGTCGCGGTAATGGCGCTGATCAGCTTCGACACAATTTCATACGCGCTTCTGGCACCGGCCTTCGTGCTGCTCTGCGATGTCGTCGAAGGCCAGTTCGTGACGCCGATGGTGGTCGGCAGGCGCCTGGAGATCAACGCCGTGGCGATCTTCATCGCCATTGCCTTCTGGTCGTGGCTGTGGGGTTTCGTCGGCGCCTTGATGGCGGTGCCGCTGCTGGTCGTTATCAAGGTGTTCTGCGACCATTTCGAGGGGCTCGGCCATGTCGGCAATTTTCTCGCCGCGCAGCAGACCGGCATGGTGGGGGACGATGATGCCGCCAACACCGAGCCCGCGAAGGGCTGA